A single genomic interval of Dromiciops gliroides isolate mDroGli1 chromosome 1, mDroGli1.pri, whole genome shotgun sequence harbors:
- the LOC122735577 gene encoding mucin-17-like isoform X6, whose translation MEKLLQLVEGMHIEEMSSHQTLQPEPPRAQKRPLSPQAGLSSPKRKVVPRLEEKEPETVQGIDESKKEEKKKDIAGAGIERGASQAHSIRWPVESKNKYVHISLGDQDESPEFSQTGLALTETKLAATEMLSNTGDGATSSLSTRCSETKSVSAEIMHELSDDFSESEDSDTESLSSQCSDKRLTFIDIKSMATEILGESVETDKRAVSTKSELAGKGMLSESVAPDTGSSDSKCSDSKLAPPEGKATAKSVMPDHGSPDTNLLSSEPSETSTISLEDKAVPTKMLSEKVTPTTSGLSSQRSETRHDSPERKAVVSEVSESVSAAPSVSSDDGSETRCVSPERKPLVTEMSQTVSSDPSVSSESCESKCTSLESQSVATGKLSEAVAPDPSASSAEGLKTKRPSHKSKPVVTGELTESISPTSSILGSEESETRSVSPESKPLVSGRLSETVSPASSILASEDSETRGASPESKAIVGKMLSETLPRAPNVLTPECSEARCTSSESKPVVGELLSEKVSLPPVVLSSKCLETECAPAESKPVVSRTCSGTVSPVPKVLSTECSEARCLSSETKPVVTGMVSETRSLAPDVSCGECSDSVDIKPVVARIIPERLSPPISISSTEYSDAGYTSPERKPVVTGVAPGRLSPPISISSTEYSEASCASPEESKPIVSGLFPEVLSPAISISSEFSEGAYFCTDRKPIVAGTFSERLSLDTCASVSECSETSGTSPERKPIVAERVAARMSPAPIVLSSECSETSYASPERKPLVAGRYVERLSPSTSALYTEFSESSRFFSETRPAAAGEYSGRLSPDTGSFSSESSEASGASPERKPVIGRVYPGRLSPPISISSTEYSDPGGASPERKPIVSGLFSRRLSSPISISSTEYSDMGGASPERKPVISELLSERVRPVQTVLSSVCSDDRCISPETKPVVSGIFSGTLFSATSILASEGSESRCTSPENKPTVSGLFSETGSLPPDVLSTSCLDARCVSPGSKPVEGTMFSETLFSGTSILASEGSESRSISPENKPTVSGMFSETLFSGPSILASEGSGTRCTSPENKPVVTGMFSETLSPPPNIFSSESLDTRCISPENKPVVTGMFSETLSPPINIFSSESSDTRCVSPESKPVVTGLLSGRLSPPISISSTEYSDTECASPERKPVVGEMLSERLSPPISISSTEYSDTECASPERKPIVTGLFSERLPPTSSILPSLCSEIKFASIQNKPSVSGLFPEGLSPSTSFFTSQYSDTRCTSPDSKPVMARLFPQATSLLPSRYFETSDDSSESKAAETGRLSPCTSLFSSQSSETRFSSTERLPPISSLLPELVDPTTFILAAQCPGLRFASSENNPEGSAPSPEGLSPATGFVYPPSSETRAASSENNPEVSEVFSERLSPTTGIVSSLCFEKILASTGSKPVVSRMFSESMFPATGFLYPPESDPAVSGIFSERLSPATGIMSSLCFLTIFASTESKSIVSTVFSESVSPTTGIVSSLCFVIILASTESDLAIIGVFSEGLSPSTGITFRPCSETGAALTDSNSAGTGVFSGSLSPTGGITFPPCSETEAALTDSNSAGTGVFSGSLSPTAECLSPSTGITFPPCSETGAALTDSNPVGTGVVSEKPSPTAGITFPPCSEKGAALTDSNSAGTGVFSGSLSPTAECVSPSTGITFPPCSETGAALTDSGPVGTGVVSEKPSPTAGISFPPCLETGADSTGSDTTGIGMLSKSLSPTAESVSPSTDISFPPCLETGADLTGSDTTGIGMLSKSLSPTADISFPPCLETGADLTGSDTTGIRMLSKSLSPTAGADLTGSDTTGIGMLSKSLSPTAGISFPPCLETGADLTGSDTTGIGMLSKSLSPTADISFPPCLETGADSTGSDTTGIGMLSKSLSPTADISFPPCLETGADSTGSDTTGIGMLSKSLSPTADISFPPCLETGADLTGSDTTGIGMLSKSLSPTADISFPPCLETGADSTGSDTTGIGMLSKSLSPTADISFPPCLETGADLAGSDTTGIGMLSERLSPIADISFPPCLETGADLAGSDTTGIGMLSDRLSPTADISFPPCLETGADLTGSDTTGIGMLSERLSPTADEAAMRTALPDDN comes from the exons AAACTCCTCCAGCTGGTAGAAGGCATGCATATAGAGGAGATGTCTTCCCACCAGACGCTCCAGCCGGAGCCCCCCAGAGCTCAGAAGCGTCCCCTCTCACCACAGGctggcctgagctctcccaaaagGAAAGTTGTCCCTAGGTTGGAGGAGAAGGAGCCTGAGACTGTGCAAGGTATAGATGAGagtaagaaagaggagaaaaagaaagatattgcaggCGCTGGAATAGAGCGGGGAGCCTCACAAGCTCACTCTATCAGATGGCCGgtagaaagcaaaaataaatatgtgCACATCAGTTTGGGTGACCAAGATGAGAGCCCTGAGTTTTCTCAAACAGGATTAGCTTTAACAGAGACCAAGCTTGCGGCAACTGAAATGTTATCAAATACTGGGGATGGTGCTACAAGTAGCTTGTCTACTCGGTGTTCGGAAACAAAATCTGTTTCCGCAGAGATCATGCATGAATTAAGTGATGACTTTTCAGAGAGTGAGGATTCTGACACAGAGAGCTTGTCGTCTCAGTGTTCTGACAAAAGGCTTACTTTCATAGACATCAAGTCTATGGCAACTGAAATATTAGGAGAAAGTGTGGAGACTGATAAGAGGGCTGTTTCTACAAAAAGTGAGCTTGCCGGAAAGGGAATGTTGTCAGAGAGCGTGGCTCCTGACACAGGTAGCTCGGATTCTAAGTGTTCTGATTCGAAATTGGCTCCCCCCGAGGGAAAGGCTACGGCAAAGAGTGTAATGCCAGACCATGGGTCTCCTGATACAAATCTCTTGTCCTCTGAGCCTTCGGAAACTAGTACTATTTCCCTAGAGGACAAGGCTGTGCCAACCAAAATGTTATCAGAAAAGGTAACCCCCACCACAAGTGGTTTGTCTTCCCAGCGTTCAGAAACTAGGCATGATTCCCCCGAGAGAAAGGCTGTAGTATCTGAAGTGTCAGAGAGTGTGTCTGCAGCCCCCAGTGTGTCGTCTGATGACGGCTCGGAAACTAGATGTGTTTCCCCTGAGAGGAAGCCTCTAGTAACCGAAATGTCACAGACAGTGTCTTCTGACCCTAGTGTTTCGTCTGAGTCTTGTGAAAGTAAATGTACTTCCTTAGAAAGTCAATCTGTGGCAACAGGAAAGTTATCAGAGGCAGTGGCTCCTGACCCAAGTGCCTCATCTGCTGAGGGTCTGAAGACTAAACGTCCTTCCCATAAGAGCAAGCCTGTAGTAACTGGCGAGCTCACAGAGTCAATATCTCCAACCTCAAGTATCTTGGGCTCAGAGGAATCGGAGACTAGAAGTGTCTCCCCTGAGAGCAAACCCTTAGTAAGTGGAAGGCTCTCAGAGACAGTGTCTCCAGCCTCAAGCATCTTGGCCTCTGAGGATTCAGAGACAAGAGGTGCCTCCCCTGAGAGCAAGGCTATAGTAGGCAAAATGCTCTCAGAGACCTTGCCTAGAGCCCCAAATGTTTTGACTCCTGAATGTTCTGAGGCTAGATGCACTTCCTCTGAGAGCAAGCCAGTAGTAGGTGAATTGCTCTCAGAGAAAGTGTCTCTACCCCCAGTTGTCCTGTCTTCAAAATGTTTGGAGACTGAGTGTGCACCGGCAGAAAGCAAACCTGTTGTTAGTAGAACGTGCTCGGGGACAGTGTCacctgtcccaaaagtcttgtcTACTGAATGTTCTGAGGCTagatgcctttcctctgagaccaAGCCAGTAGTAACTGGAATGGTCTCAGAGACTAGGTCTCTAGCCCCAGATGTCTCGTGTGGTGAATGTTCGGATTCCGTAGACATCAAACCAGTAGTAGCTAGAATTATACCGGAAAGACTTTCACCACCCATAAGCATTTCATCCACAGAATATTCTGATGCTGGATATACTTCCCCAGAGAGGAAGCCAGTAGTAACTGGTGTGGCCCCTGGGAGACTATCTCCACCTATAAGCATTTCATCAACTGAATATTCGGAGGCAAGCTGTGCTTCCCCCGAGGAGAGCAAGCCCATAGTATCTGGCTTGTTCCCAGAAGTACTATCTCCAGCTATAAGTATCTCCTCCGAGTTTTCGGAGGGTGCCTATTTTTGCACAGATAGAAAGCCCATAGTAGCGGGCACGTTTTCAGAAAGACTGTCTCTGGACACTTGTGCCTCAGTCTCTGAATGTTCAGAGACTAGCGGTACTTCCCCAGAGAGGAAGCCCATAGTAGCAGAACGTGTAGCAGCAAGAATGTCACCAGCTCCAATTGTCTTGTCCTCTGAGTGTTCAGAGACAAGCTATGCTTCCCCAGAAAGGAAGCCATTAGTAGCTGGAAGGTACGTAGAAAGACTATCACCGTCCACAAGTGCCTTATACACGGAGTTTTCTGAGAGCAGCAGGTTTTTCTCAGAGACCAGACCTGCAGCAGCCGGAGAGTACTCAGGAAGGCTGTCTCCAGACACTGGTAGCTTTTCTTCAGAAAGTTCGGAGGCCAGCGGTGCTTCCCCGGAAAGGAAGCCTGTCATAGGGAGAGTGTACCCAGGGAGATTGTCACCGCCTATCAGCATCTCATCCACAGAATATTCCGATCCTGGAGGTGCTTCCCCTGAAAGGAAGCCTATAGTAAGTGGGCTGTTCTCAAGGAGACTGTCTTCTCCCATCAGCATTTCATCTACCGAATATTCTGATATGGGAGGTGCATCTCCTGAAAGGAAGCCTGTCATAAGTGAACTGTTGTCAGAAAGAGTTCGTCCAGTCCAAACTGTTTTGTCCAGTGTATGTTCTGATGATAGATGTATCTCCCCTGAAACTAAACCCGTTGTAAGTGGAATATTTTCAGGGACCCTGTTTTCAGCTACCAGCATCTTGGCCTCTGAGGGTTCAGAGTCTAGATGCACTTCCCCTGAGAACAAGCCCACAGTAAGTGGATTGTTCTCAGAGACAGGGTCTCTACCCCCGGATGTGTTGTCTACTTCGTGTTTAGATGCTAGATGTGTGTCTCCTGGAAGTAAACCCGTAGAAGGTACCATGTTTTCTGAAACCCTTTTTTCAGGGACAAGCATCTTGGCCTCCGAGGGTTCAGAATCTAGAAGTATTTCTCCAGAGAACAAGCCCACAGTTAGTGGGATGTTCTCAGAAACCCTCTTTTCAGGCCCAAGCATCTTGGCCTCTGAGGGTTCAGGGACCAGGTGCACGTCCCCAGAGAACAAACCAGTAGTAACTGGGATGTTCTCAGagaccctctccccacccccaaacatctTCTCCTCCGAAAGCTTGGACACTCGCTGCATTTCACCCGAGAACAAACCAGTTGTAACTGGGATGTTCTCAGAGACATTATCACCACCTATAAAcatcttttcttcagagagctcgGACACTAGGTGCGTTTCTCCAGAGAGCAAGCCAGTAGTAACTGGCTTGCTCTCAGGGAGACTCTCACCACCCATTAGCATTTCATCTACCGAATATTCTGACACTGAATGTGCTTCCCCTGAGAGGAAGCCGGTAGTAGGTGAAATGCTATCAGAGAGACTCTCACCACCCATTAGCATTTCATCCACCGAATATTCTGACACCGAATGTGCTTCCCCAGAAAGGAAGCCCATAGTGACTGGACTTTTTTCAGAAAGACTGCCTCCAACTTCAAGCATTCTCCCCTCCTTGTGTTCCGAAATAAAATTTGCTTCAATACAAAACAAGCCTTCAGTATCTGGACTATTTCCTGAAGGCTTGTCTCCATCTACAAGTTTCTTTACCTCTCAATATTCTGATACAAGATGTACCTCTCCTGACAGCAAACCTGTAATGGCCAGACTGTTTCCACAGGCCACGAGTCTCTTGCCTTCTCGGTATTTTGAGACCTCAGATGACTCTTCAGAAAGCAAGGCTGCAGAGACTGGAAGACTATCTCCATGCACAAGTCTCTTTTCTTCTCAGAGTTCTGAGACAAGATTTTCTTCTACTGAGAGGCTGCCTCCTATATCTAGCCTGTTACCAGAGCTTGTGGATCCTACCACATTTATCCTGGCTGCTCAGTGTCCTGGCTTAAGGTTTGCCTCATCAGAGAACAATCCTGAAGGATCTGCACCATCCCCAGAAGGGCTCTCCCCTGCGACAGGTTTTGTGTACCCTCCATCTTCTGAGACAAGAGCTGCTTCATCAGAGAACAATCCTGAAGTCTCTGAAGTGTTCTCAGAAAGATTGTCTCCGACAACAGGTATTGTGTCCTCTCTATGTTTTGAAAAAATACTTGCTTCCACAGGGAGCAAGCCTGTAGTATCCAGAATGTTCTCAGAGAGTATGTTTCCTGCCACAGGTTTCCTGTATCCTCCAGAAAGTGATCCTGCAGTATCTGGCATTTTCTCAGAAAGACTGTCTCCAGCAACAGGTATTATGTCCTCTCTATGTTTTCTGACAATATTTGCTTCCACAGAGAGCAAGTCTATAGTATCCACAGTGTTCTCAGAAAGCGTCTCTCCCACCACAGGTATTGTGTCTTCTCTATGTTTTGTCATAATCTTGGCTTCCACAGAGAGTGATCTTGCAATAATTGGAGTGTTCTCAGAGGGACTGTCTCCTTCCACAGGCATCACATTCCGTCCATGTTCAGAGACAGGAGCTGCTTTGACAGACAGCAATTCTGCAGGAACTGGAGTGTTTTCAGGGAGCCTGTCTCCTACAGGAG GTATCACATTCCCTCCATGTTCAGAGACAGAAGCTGCTTTGACAGACAGCAATTCTGCAGGAACTGGAGTGTTTTCAGGGAGCCTGTCTCCTACAGCAG AGTGTTTGTCTCCTTCCACAGGTATCACATTCCCTCCATGTTCAGAGACAGGAGCTGCTTTGACAGACAGCAATCCTGTAGGAACTGGAGTAGTGTCAGAAAAACCATCTCCTACAGCAG GTATCACATTCCCTCCATGTTCAGAGAAAGGAGCTGCTTTGACAGACAGCAATTCTGCAGGAACTGGAGTGTTTTCAGGGAGCCTGTCTCCTACAGCAG AGTGTGTGTCTCCTTCCACAGGTATCACATTCCCTCCATGTTCAGAGACAGGAGCTGCTTTGACAGACAGCGGTCCTGTAGGAACTGGAGTAGTGTCAGAAAAACCATCTCCTACAGCGG GTATCTCATTCCCTCCATGTTTGGAGACAGGTGCTGATTCAACAGGAAGTGATACCACAGGAATTGGAATGCTGTCAAAGAGTCTATCTCCTACAGCAG AGAGTGTGTCTCCTTCCACAGATATCTCATTCCCTCCATGTTTGGAGACAGGTGCTGATTTAACAGGAAGTGATACCACAGGAATTGGAATGCTGTCAAAGAGTCTATCTCCTACAGCAG ATATCTCATTCCCTCCATGTTTGGAGACAGGTGCTGATTTAACAGGAAGTGATACCACAGGAATTAGAATGCTGTCAAAGAGTCTATCTCCTACAGCAG GTGCTGATTTAACAGGAAGTGATACCACAGGAATTGGAATGCTGTCAAAGAGTCTATCTCCTACAGCGG GTATCTCATTCCCTCCATGTTTGGAGACAGGTGCTGATTTAACAGGAAGTGATACCACAGGAATTGGAATGCTGTCAAAGAGTCTATCTCCTACAGCAG ATATCTCATTCCCTCCATGTTTGGAGACAGGTGCTGATTCAACAGGAAGTGATACCACAGGAATTGGAATGCTGTCAAAGAGTCTATCTCCTACAGCAG ATATCTCATTCCCTCCATGTTTGGAGACAGGTGCTGATTCAACAGGAAGTGATACCACAGGAATTGGAATGCTGTCAAAGAGTCTATCTCCTACAGCAG ATATCTCATTCCCTCCATGTTTGGAGACAGGTGCTGATTTAACAGGAAGTGATACCACAGGAATTGGAATGCTGTCAAAGAGTCTATCTCCTACAGCAG ATATCTCATTCCCTCCATGTTTGGAGACAGGTGCTGATTCAACAGGAAGTGATACCACAGGAATTGGAATGCTGTCAAAGAGTCTATCTCCTACAGCAG ATATCTCATTCCCTCCATGTTTGGAGACAGGTGCTGATTTAGCAGGAAGTGATACCACAGGAATTGGAATGCTTTCAGAGAGACTGTCTCCTATAGCAG ATATCTCATTCCCTCCATGTTTGGAGACAGGTGCTGATTTAGCAGGAAGTGATACCACAGGAATTGGAATGCTGTCAGACAGACTATCTCCTACAGCAG ATATCTCATTCCCTCCATGTTTGGAGACAGGTGCTGATTTAACAGGAAGTGATACCACAGGAATTGGAATGCTTTCAGAGAGACTGTCTCCTACAGCAG ATGAAGCAGCAATGCGGACAGCGCTACCTGACGATAATTAA